The Staphylococcus simiae genome includes the window CATGTTAAGAGAAAACATATAAAAGTAAACAAAAAAATCACCAAAAGAATATAAATTCTTTCAGTGATTTTGTCATACTATGCTTAAATTATTTTTCTTTTGTTGTTTTATAGTCTATTAAGTAAATACCTTCAGGTGTTACTTGATAATTTTTGACATTTTTTTGTGCAGCGACGATTTGATCGTTATAAGCAATGTAGCTACTAGGAGTATCTTTAGTCGATTGTTTAATAATTTCATTAGAAATTTGATGGCGTTCATTTTTATCTACAGTTGAATTTAATTTATCAATTAAAGATTCTACTTTTTCATTATGATAGTTGCCTTTATTAATTGTACCATCTTTTTTATAGGCTTGATTAAAGAAGTAGCCAGTATCACCACGTGGTATTGTTCCAAAACTATACATTGTAGCATCCCATTGTGATTTATCTTTTAAATAACCTTCAATGTCATCTACTTTTTTAATATCTATATCTACATTTGCTTTTTTAGCATCTGACTGTAATACTTGTGCAATTTTTGGTAACTCAGGTCGACCATCATAAGTTACTAAACGAATTTTAAGTGGATGTTTAGCAGAATAACCTTCTTTTGCTAATAGTTTTTTAGCTTCATTAATATCTTGTGATGATAGTGACGGTTCTTTAACAAATTTTAGTTTGTCATTAAATGGACCAGTAGCTGGTTTCGCGTATCCTTGATAAATATGTTCCGCAATCCCTTTTCTATCTATGATTTTGTCTAATGCTTGGCGTGTGTTTTGAGTCATTTTATCGCTTGTTTGGTTATACATTAATAGTGATGTTCTAAAGCCAGATTCTTTAGTGGTTTTTAAATCACTGTTACGATCGATGTCCTTAACTTTATCAACAGGTACGTCAGTAATTAAATCAACTTTATTCGATTCAAGATTACGTACTCGGTTATTACCATCTTCTTGATACGTCACTGTAATATGATTTAATTTTGGTTGACCTTGCCAATAATGATCGTATTTGGATAATGAGATTTTTTGTGATTGTTTATAATCTTTAATTTGATAAGGTCCAGTACCAATAGGTGCTTTGTTAACATCTGTTTTGGCATCAGTATCATATATTGCCATAAATGGATTAGCCAGTTCTGAAACTAGTTCAGGATACGCTTCTTTAGTTGTGATAGTTAAATGTTGACCCTTAGCTGAAATGTGTTTGATGGGTAATGAATATTTGACTAAGTCACTTTTGTTAATACTATTTTCTAGGCTGTTTTTCACTTTTTCAGCTGTTAATTTATGACCATTTTGAAATTTAATATTGTCTTTTAGTTCAATGTCTAATGTATTAGGGTCAGGTTGTTTATATGATTTAACTAATAATTTTTTAATATCTCCATTTTTATCTGTTTTAAATAAAGACTCTGCGGCACCAATTTTAACTGGAACATCTGTTTCATAAGGTGCGATGGATTTCGTCTTAAGTGGTAAAGACACATTTAAATCTTTATCTGAAGAATGGGATGAG containing:
- the nikA gene encoding nickel ABC transporter substrate-binding protein: MKFLKFASVLAASTLALTACGSSHSSDKDLNVSLPLKTKSIAPYETDVPVKIGAAESLFKTDKNGDIKKLLVKSYKQPDPNTLDIELKDNIKFQNGHKLTAEKVKNSLENSINKSDLVKYSLPIKHISAKGQHLTITTKEAYPELVSELANPFMAIYDTDAKTDVNKAPIGTGPYQIKDYKQSQKISLSKYDHYWQGQPKLNHITVTYQEDGNNRVRNLESNKVDLITDVPVDKVKDIDRNSDLKTTKESGFRTSLLMYNQTSDKMTQNTRQALDKIIDRKGIAEHIYQGYAKPATGPFNDKLKFVKEPSLSSQDINEAKKLLAKEGYSAKHPLKIRLVTYDGRPELPKIAQVLQSDAKKANVDIDIKKVDDIEGYLKDKSQWDATMYSFGTIPRGDTGYFFNQAYKKDGTINKGNYHNEKVESLIDKLNSTVDKNERHQISNEIIKQSTKDTPSSYIAYNDQIVAAQKNVKNYQVTPEGIYLIDYKTTKEK